taaacataatattttttagtaactgcgcttatacatttaaaaagtagTAATCTTATGATTGACTTTTTATTCACTTTTTAGCATCATATGATGATGTGTTTgcagtttgaggtttaaaaatTATGTGTAATTAAcatgttattttccacatactgtacattattgttgctcctctctgcccttcCTTTCTGAAACGcattgatttttacaaaacttatcattgatggaaaccgaggtgttttCTGATTTGCCAGCTATCCGTGCTTTGGTATTggctgaatacctcaagcgtgtgttgGAAATGTTACACCCCTAACCAAGTtgttagagatgttccgatacccttttttcctttccttcctttcctgggctcggggtatcggccgataccgagtactaatccgatacctgggtgtgtaattgtatatacagctgtagataatactaataaattattttatggtgtgcttcagacaaacaaacatacagtgatatatacagtgaactagagtatttttattatatgacatacatttgacaataattttttttatatggttagcattactaatctggttttctgacgtacatcagccctgtttaagctgataaacggtcagcgctgagcagctcaaacgtatCGCGTtaagtttcactttcgtttcgcgtgcagttttatgtttcttatctgaaacagaaatggcagtgcttatgagttgaacaacgtgATGGtcacgccagtgtgaccgctcacgaaaattagtaacactggcagaaaaaatggtcacagtctggagccctttaatattaccgcaagtgtcccgcgtgcttcagtacaaggagtaaacaaatcCATGCGGctgtagcatttattaacacagaGCCAGgcataattcatatttaaacagtcggttttcggCTTAATATTAGTCTATATcatgatttgatttaagtgtaatgaactacctttgattaatgcatccaacttcgacaaattccgtgacgttccgcgttaaactataAATTcaattttgactggattccgcgattccgtccgtgttttccgcatcgcggaaatcataaagccctacatatgagacatgccgctGTTTTGCTGGCTGGTTGGTCCAGTCTGAGATACTGCCAAacagcggacaaactgctagcacgtttgtatttcttcttcgctgctctaaacagtggttgcttgtggcaacacagcaCTATTCcctgtgtttgcattctgagccgcgaagaagaactggcttccgatttgctagcgggaataacttatatcttaagaaaatggtatcggatcggtacgtgggttcaagttctcgccgattccgatgctagatttttttgtggtatcagCAGcaattccgatactagtatcggaattgGAACAACCCTACAAGTTCTGATGCCATTTCTTGGCGCGTCGAGACagtttagggaggtgtggctgtgtcttaacttttataataaatatctctttggttttgagactttaagctttacaGCTTCACAAATCTTATCTAGGCACAAACAGCTTTTAACACTCCAAaggaaaccgcatcatatgacccctttaaatgatctttatttttgatatcccacacaccagctctaccaaatctgcttctggcgccaccatctgtaggacttattggcactgctctcaaatgttagtttgttcatgtttttcagcttataacaagttactgaaaattaactcttttttattttatttcagagttgattcaagaaaaagaggagaatgaaaaatcaagtcaagttgaggagaaaaatcatttcaaaactgGAGACAAACCTTTGAGTTGTTCTCAagccaaacagaaagatttaaagaaaagaagagcagagaaatgttccacctgcactcagtgtggaaagagtttcacaagaaaaaaagatcttgagcgtcacatgagaattcatactggagaaaaaccattcacttgtgatcagtgtgggaagagctttTCACGCTCATCAAGCTTTAAGGAGCACATGAGCATCCACACTAAAGAGAAGcagcacacatgtgatcagtgtggtaaAGTGTATTTAGCCGCTTCAGGTCTGAGGAAACACTTGAAAATTCATACAAAGGTgaagccacattcatgccatttgtgtggtaagagattttgCCGTCTACAACGTTTGCAAGTATATGAGAATATAAATACTGGTGTGACAGAATGCATGTGTTCCAAGTgtgaaaagatttctacttctgtaacttatttaaaactgcataagAGGATTCACACTTATGAGTGTTCACAGTGTAACAAGATATTCAGTACATCAGTAgacctgaaaatacatgagaggatccacactggagagaaatcgtataaatgttcacactgcaacaagagttttagtcagtcagcacatttgaaaacacatgagatgatccacactggatagAAACTTTATAAAGGTTCACACTGCAACGAGATTtcgtcagtcagtacatttgaaaatgcatgggatgatccacactggagagaaaccttatgtgttcacactgcaacaagagatttagtcagtcatcagatctgaaaatacatgagaggatccacactgaaaAAAAACATTATCATTGCACTGCATGTGGGAAGCATTTTAGTCGATCATCTGCTATACACAGTCATGCAAAAATAATCAGTTGGTTTTTTTGTGTAATAAATGTGTGTAATGTGTAATAAATTATTGCTCTGTTGAATGAGGAAAGACAACGTAAAAGACGCCCAATATTGGATACATCCAA
Above is a genomic segment from Garra rufa chromosome 2, GarRuf1.0, whole genome shotgun sequence containing:
- the LOC141325996 gene encoding uncharacterized protein, whose translation is MVSQEEIVPSVVLKRAFPLPQEDEENELIQEKEENEKSSQVEEKNHFKTGDKPLSCSQAKQKDLKKRRAEKCSTCTQCGKSFTRKKDLERHMRIHTGEKPFTCDQCGKSFSRSSSFKEHMSIHTKEKQHTCDQCGKVYLAASGLRKHLKIHTKVKPHSCHLCGKRFCRLQRLQVYENINTGVTDYECSQCNKIFSTSVDLKIHERIHTGEKSYKCSHCNKSFSQSAHLKTHEMIHTG